Within the Naumovozyma castellii chromosome 1, complete genome genome, the region TGGTTTTGGGGACATTGAAGTTGGTTTCTGTGTCACTCCTGGTTTCTGAGATATTGCTGGTTTACCTGGAATTGGTGGATAGAAATAAAGTTCGTTTGGATGGTTCGTATGACTAAGCATTGTTATATTGTGTGATTTTGAAGAGCCTGAACTTTTTGGTGTTATTGGaatattgaatttggaCATAGAACTTGTAGCACCTGGTGTGGCTACTAATGACACTGCAGATACTGAGGATGCAATTGATGATGGAGCCGAAGTGGATGATTTTTCATGCTCTGTAGAGTCTATTAAATGATATTCATCAAACGATGATTTGGATGTGTTTGGTGATGGAGTCTTAGGTTCCTTACCTAATGATGAGGAGTCTTTACGCTTAGTAGTGTTTATGTTTGGTGGGTTCTTTGTTATATTAGCATTTGATGAAGACttattaatatcatttttgCTAGCTGTCTTAGAACCTCCGCCAAATAATTTGACGACTTTTGATGATAAGGTAGGTTTTCTGGAAACTTCTGtagatgaattattattatctttgCTCATTAATGAACAATTATGATATTTGTTAGAATAGAAAAAAGTTAAATGACCTTCAATAAAACGTTAGTCGAAGTGATGTCAGTTGATGTAAAGTTAAAATATCCAATAAATTATgtctctttcttctttaaatttatctCTGGATAGTGGTGTGCTTAATAACAAattattcttaataatgTTGGTTGTGGTTGACGCTGCAATTATACAGCAGAGTAGTCTTATTCAAAAAGGAAAAGTTTCCAATACGATAATATCAGATGATTGATGATAGAAGCGGAGTATTAGATTAGTTATTCAATCAGGGATGATAGTAGgttcaatttattcaataaatgtGTATCGGTTTATTCGGTGGTGTTTTGTTTGCCCCAAGGAGAAAGAGTGGGATTTGTTCGGTGATCATCTAGCAACATTTATAATATTGTTCATTGGTGGCGATGttctctttttttctttcttacCTTTTCTGGTCGTTTTAAGTGATGTAGGGTTCTTTAGGGTTAGTTTAATCCCACGTTTCTATTAGGGTTATTTCTGTTTTTAGTCAGGGGATGTTTTGTCttaaattttaaaaacCCTAAAAGCCCTAacgaaatttcaaatcagtAACAGGAATACAAGATATTAAACCTTgaactattattattcaagaaggaaaattGAACTCTTATTACTCACTCTCTCCTATTCATAATCAGAACAATGGCAGATCCAGgacagcaacaacaattttttatGAATCCGCAGACTGAAAATTTGACGCACATGTATTCCCTAGTGGATACCCTTCTGAATCAACTGGTTAAGAATAAAGCAGAAAAGGAGGAGCTATTACGAAGTGTCGATGTTCTGTCAAATCGAATAACCTCGGGCACTGAACCAAAAGTAATTGAAATGCAACAGGATATAGTCTTATTCACCAACTTTTTGGAGAGGAGAATAAGTTCAGAAAGCAAGATTATCCTAAATGGTGAGGATAAGGAAATTATAAAGAACGATAAAGAGTTATATATTCTAAGACAACAAAATAGTCAATTGCAAAAACTCTTGAGGGACAGCAATGACTCAACAATGAATACTTTAGACTTGTTGAAATTCCACGAAGaatcatttattgaagTAGTAAGTTTACTGCGACAAGATATCTTGAATAATCATATCAAGATGATTTCCATCATTAGAAAACGATTGGAAAACAAGTATGAACCATTGAGAGATAAAGAGTTTGAAAAGTATTTAAAAGAAGTTAAAGacattcaaaaattaatgGATATATCCGAATTATACAAAGATATCTTGCGAGTCTTAGATTAATATTCGCatgttcttcaaatatattgaatggCTTGGTCACAACCCAAATACTGCTGCCTTTTGTTGGGATTCATTTAGAGCATTTTTTTTACCGTCCctgaaagaaaagagaTGATTCAGTAAATGAGAAGCCATTTCTAATAGTTAGAGTAATTTTACACATTAAGTCTGTTTTTTATCTGCTTCAAGATACCTGGTAATGTTGCTACATCTAAGTTATTCAGCActccaaagaaaaaattgataattagttttcaataattaCTAGTATTGTTATTTGCATTACataaaaagaattttggatcaattgttcttgaaaACCTTCTTGTAGAATGAGATTTTTTTATCAGTTGTTTGTTCTGTCCCATCCTCATCTGTTTGTTCGGTGGTTCCCTTCTCTGTTGCATCATTGTTTTGTTCAGTGGTTTCCTTTTctgtttcatcatttgatCCATTAGAAACACCAACGATGTGGATTCTGTCACTTGTAATGTCGTTATCATAAGCACCATCTCTTCTGTTTCTTGGCGACCATGAGGCTGATTTCCAAGGTTTAATGTTCTCCAAGTACATttcatcaacttcttcaagaGTTAACCCTTTTGTTTCACgaacaaagaagaagacatAAAAGAATGAGAATATCAAACATCCCATAAAGACAAATCCGTAATAGAAATTGATTGCACTTGTAATAAAAGGTGTAAAGAAACCAATGAGGAACCCCCAAATCCAATTTGCACCAATGGCAATGGCCATTGCCCTTTGCTTGACACGTAATGGATAAGATTCAGCAACAATGACGAAACCAATAGGTGCCCAGGTAGTAGCAAAacaaaagatgaaaatgcaCGTGAACACAATCATACAATCTCCTGCACCCTTGGATGTTGGTTGGTCCTTACCGTTTGGCCATAATCTTGTTACACCTACTGAGGCAAAGATAACAAAACAGCAGGCCATTGAGGCAGACCCCAGTAATAGACACTTTCTACGGCCCAACCACTCCACAATCCCTAGGGCAATAAATGTGGAAGCAAAATTGACAACACCTAAAACAATGGAAGTGACGAAAGAATCATCCATACCAACAGCTTGGAAAATTGTAGTTCCGTAGTAAAAGAAGTAGTTACATCCCGTTAATTGTTGTAACGATTGAATCATAACACCCATAAAAACACGTTGGAAAATCTTATTTTTAAGAGAAAACAACTCTTTCCAAGAAGCATTACCAGCATTATTTTCAGCTTCAATACCAGCCCTAATATTATCTAATTCACTTAATACTAAAATATCATCGACGGTCGTCTTGTTGGATTTGGCTAAAGAGTGCTTGGCTGCAGAAATTTTCCCcttcttgaataaatatCTTGGAGATTCTggaacaaataataaaccaatAATCATAAAAAATGCCCATGCAAATCCTAATCCTAATGGTAAGCGCCATTGAACTGCATTGTTATAACGCTTGGTTCCAAAATTAGCACAATAGCCTAAGAAAATACCACCAGTAATCATTAATTGATACAATGAAATACATGTACCTCTTAATTGCTTTGGGGCAATTTCTGAAATTAGAGTTGGAGATAAAACAGCAATTCCCCCAACACCCATACCAGAGACAATTCTACcaacaaaatattggtACCACTTTGTACTTGATgtaatttgaataatgatcCCAACCACGTAGACAGCAGCAACTAACATTAGACCTGGTTTGCGTCCCCATTTATCACCAGCCCCGGCAAGAAATAATCCTCCCAAGAGACAaccaatattgaaaattccGACCATGAGTCCCTTTCTGACATCTGATAAGGCAAAAGAACCATCTGATTGTTGTGTTCCAAACCTCTTAATGAAATCGGTTTGAGCAACAAACCCGGAAATTGTACCAGTATCCCAACCGAAGATAAAACCGCCGAAAGCAATTAAAAGACACAAAATTATTACTGTAAAGTAAGAGGCAGCTGGTTTAGCAATTGAGGGTTCGGTGTCCATAATAAATTCCTCCTTTGGCTCAATTTGAGCAGAGTCTTCTGAAGGAGGGCTTGTGGTTGTTTCTGTTAAATTAACCATGTTTAAagtaaatatttcttcttgaaagCTTTTCTTGTTTAGCTAGTAAATGAATTGATGCAATGTTATGGAAAGATGAAAAGATAGAGTTAAAGGAAAtggaataataaaaattatgTATAGAATTATATAGCAACAGAAAAGGTCACACCAAAAAGGTAACAACAAAAGGGAAATATCGAAAAGGTTTCCCTTTTTATGTGACAacaaaaatggaaaacgTTTTCCTCCATTAATCGTAAACTGGCGCCCGATGATTTCCGCGACGGCTGACGCCAAAAAGTCCGAAATTGATTTGACACAAACTTAGTTAAAAGAAACTTTCCATACAAATAAAGCAGTACTTCTTCTCCAAATAATCAGAAACTACAAACCTTAATTCCTAAATTCCTAAATTCACAATTTTTTAATGCATGCTTATAAAAACATGAGGATTGAAAAACTTGGAGAGAGATAATAAGGGTAATTATAAGCtcttaaaaaaatattctccTAGTATCTTTATCAAAGGTAGAAAATGCTACACTTTATTTGTAGCTATTCAGGATACTCTTTCATGTGGAAACACATGGTGTAAACTATTTTGTTATTCATGGTTTTCACTACATATGGAGGGGAACCTCTAGAACATTGTTTTCTATTAAAACCAGGTGAACAGAGATTACACACTTAAAAATAGAACCAATATATttagaaaaggaatttctattttttttatttctatatcttttctttttgttatattttcttgaagattttaatttaaattttttaataagaaatgataaataaaagaaaaaataaaaattggAGAGTCTTTTTAAAGATTTGTGGGGCACCCAATCCAAAAGTTTGTTTCTTAAAAGCTTTGCTACTTATTTGGAGTTGCATTATCtagaaaatgaatattaattaaatttaagaaaaagTAAGAACGTGTATGAGAACGAAATATTACGTACAGTTAGGGGGGCAAAATACCTCAACTAACAATGGCTTCTTGTATATGTATTTTTTAATGGATACACAAAAATTTGTAAATGTCCTCATCATTTACTTTAGATACTGCATTTTACATTATtctattttcttctctatTCTACCACCGGTAATTGATAAACATTCTGTATACCAGTCATTTTCTCTCTCAATCACATAAATGCTCTAGCAGGGTTTCTTGAGTTCGTCAGTATCGGATATTTTACCTGTCCTTAGAATGTCTGTAGAAAACACAGTCGTCAGAagtaatttcattaatgtcaATCACCTGGGCTTCAAGTCTTAGTGGGTTGACAAGATgtaacattattattaagagCTACTTACAATGTTTTGGTTTGTGTTACATTTTTGTCTTGtcttgaatatattagTCTTTCGGTTTTTCACTGAAAACATGGATTTCCTGAAAATGGAATCGAAGTAACTGCCAGTGATGCTAATCTTTCTGTAACAAAAAAATCACAACCCTCAATATGAGTCCAAAAGTAATCATTGTCACTGGCGTTTCAAGGGGAATAGGAAGGGCAATCGTGAATAAAATTATAGGATTAAATTCCAATGCGGTTGTGTTCGGTATTGCAAGGACTTCAGCACCCTTAAAGGAGTTGAAATCGAAACACGGAGAAAAGTTTTTCTATATTGTTGGAGATGTTACTAATAAATCAGATGTCAAGAAACTAATTACCGCAGccattgataaatttggCAGATTGGATTCTGTTGTTGCCAATGCAGGTGTTTTAGAACCTGTTGCTGAAGTGGGAAAAGTGGATGAGGAAGCctggaaaagattattcgatataaatttctttagtATTGTTTCTTTGGTACAATCCACTCTACCATTTATGGAAAATACCAATAGAAACTACGTCTTTGTCAGTTCGGGAGCAAGTGTCAAAGCTTATTTTGGTTGGGCAGCCTACTCCGCATCAAAGGCTGCATTAAATAGTTTTGCTATGAGTGTAGCAAATGAAAAACCAAAGGTCAAAACTATATCAGTAGCACCAGGTGTGGTAGATACACAAATGCAAGTTGACATTAGAGAGAAATATGGTAATGAAATGACTACAGAAAGCTTGAAAAGGTTTATTGACCTGCACAAGAACGGTGAGTTGTTAGATAGCGATGTGCCTGGCGAAGTTTATGCCAAATTAGCGGTTAACGGGATACCAGATGAGCTAAATGGCAAATACTCCAGATATAATGATGATAGACTAGCCAGCCTCtaaataatatatgtcATTTCTTCTGTATGTAGCTAATATCCACATAACCATCAGCATACTCCTGAAGACCGAGAGATGACCCATCCAGAAGGTGAGTAATCCATCCATGCTAATGAACTAATGGTAATGGTACTAGTAATAATATCGTTTATTCCGCTGGAAAAGACCGCGACGCCCTTCGAGATTGGCAAGCGAAAATTTCTGAAATTCCGTGGGAAATTCCACAATAATAGTCATAGTCGAGGGTACTTTCAGGCCAATCCATATATAAACTAGAATATTGCATCCAATCTTGTACACACCTCATATAGTTTCTTTGTAGTTTTTCTTCTGTAAAACattcaaaagaattattcGTATTTCAAATAACAAAATAGTATACTAAAATGACCGTCACCTTACACCTACGAGCTGAAACTAAACCATTAGAAGCTAGAGCTGCTTTGACTCCTACCACAGTTAAGCAGTTGATTGCTAAAGGTTTCAAGATTTATGTGGAAGACAGCCCACAATCCATTTTCCACATCGACGAATATAAGAAAGCTGGCGCCATCATAGTTCCTGCAGGTTCATGGATTTCTGCCCCTCGTGATAGAATCATTATTGGGTTGAAAGAAATGCCTGAAACTGATAAATTTCCTTTAGTTCATGAACACATTCAATTTGCCCATTGTTATAAGAATCAAGCTGGCTGGAAAGACGTTTTAACCAGATTC harbors:
- the FAR7 gene encoding Far7p (ancestral locus Anc_8.105); amino-acid sequence: MADPGQQQQFFMNPQTENLTHMYSLVDTLLNQLVKNKAEKEELLRSVDVLSNRITSGTEPKVIEMQQDIVLFTNFLERRISSESKIILNGEDKEIIKNDKELYILRQQNSQLQKLLRDSNDSTMNTLDLLKFHEESFIEVVSLLRQDILNNHIKMISIIRKRLENKYEPLRDKEFEKYLKEVKDIQKLMDISELYKDILRVLD
- the NCAS0A08630 gene encoding sugar porter family MFS transporter → MVNLTETTTSPPSEDSAQIEPKEEFIMDTEPSIAKPAASYFTVIILCLLIAFGGFIFGWDTGTISGFVAQTDFIKRFGTQQSDGSFALSDVRKGLMVGIFNIGCLLGGLFLAGAGDKWGRKPGLMLVAAVYVVGIIIQITSSTKWYQYFVGRIVSGMGVGGIAVLSPTLISEIAPKQLRGTCISLYQLMITGGIFLGYCANFGTKRYNNAVQWRLPLGLGFAWAFFMIIGLLFVPESPRYLFKKGKISAAKHSLAKSNKTTVDDILVLSELDNIRAGIEAENNAGNASWKELFSLKNKIFQRVFMGVMIQSLQQLTGCNYFFYYGTTIFQAVGMDDSFVTSIVLGVVNFASTFIALGIVEWLGRRKCLLLGSASMACCFVIFASVGVTRLWPNGKDQPTSKGAGDCMIVFTCIFIFCFATTWAPIGFVIVAESYPLRVKQRAMAIAIGANWIWGFLIGFFTPFITSAINFYYGFVFMGCLIFSFFYVFFFVRETKGLTLEEVDEMYLENIKPWKSASWSPRNRRDGAYDNDITSDRIHIVGVSNGSNDETEKETTEQNNDATEKGTTEQTDEDGTEQTTDKKISFYKKVFKNN
- the NCAS0A08640 gene encoding SDR family oxidoreductase (ancestral locus Anc_2.668) — protein: MSPKVIIVTGVSRGIGRAIVNKIIGLNSNAVVFGIARTSAPLKELKSKHGEKFFYIVGDVTNKSDVKKLITAAIDKFGRLDSVVANAGVLEPVAEVGKVDEEAWKRLFDINFFSIVSLVQSTLPFMENTNRNYVFVSSGASVKAYFGWAAYSASKAALNSFAMSVANEKPKVKTISVAPGVVDTQMQVDIREKYGNEMTTESLKRFIDLHKNGELLDSDVPGEVYAKLAVNGIPDELNGKYSRYNDDRLASL